The Capsicum annuum cultivar UCD-10X-F1 chromosome 3, UCD10Xv1.1, whole genome shotgun sequence genomic sequence gaatttgtatcattattgtatagagtatgtatatgtataggatgtatataaactgcatgaatattgtataacattgatatctaaataattattatagctAAATATTGTATAGGGTGTGTATAGAAACTATGCAATTATTGTTATAATGTGTATATAAATTGTACCAttatttgtataaaatatgtatttatgcatttgatatcaaatacgcgtttgaaaaaaaatgagtcttttatacaataataattcaatttttataattattgattattttttattttgatttttttttaaaaaaatagatcaatTGTTcgttaaaataaagaaaaaaaaggtaaattattgaaaagaaagacaaaaagaaaaaagaagcattgaccaattaaaaaaaggacaaaaagaatAAATAAGCATTGGCCAAATAAAAGGtaacaaagcaaaaaaaaaaaagacgtgtGACATCAGCTATGTGGCTAAAATGTGGAATTTCAATTGCTATTTGGATGGAAAATATTTGGGCCGACAGATCATTTATGTCCTTTACcctaattttaattataaataacataaactaaaaattatacaaatacacaacttatattttcaatattacaaaaaatctcaactccctaaacatattacaaaaattccacatatagacagaatgctatgtatatatcggctatgttatatatatatatactcttaaACAAACGTggatgaaattatatatatatatatatatatatatatatatatatagagagagagagagagagagagagacacacacacacacacaccagtcaaaatatttgatttatccttttatatatatttataattgacTAACATGATATACACGTGTTGAGCACGTATACTTAACTagtatacataacatagccgacatatagataacattttgtgtatatattgaaatttttgtaacatatttagggagttggaattttttgtaatattcgAAACATAAattgtatatttgtgtaatttttagtaattttaatcCATTGCCAAACATAGATGGGTAAattagagtattttcttaagcAGAAATCATCTATATGACATGATGAAGATTTACAAAGCGTTTTGGTGAAACTGAATAGGCCCAAAGTTTCCGAAAGAtaaaaatatctatatctataatttataatttatatctataatatattaaaagtgtgaaaatcattagaaaagtgatttgaactttttgccctttactAAAAAACTccgtaatagacaaaattgtcttttcgctcattttcttcaattattatttattttattaatattttaaattaagaagttttaaaatattttggtaagagaaaaatattttttaaaaattgaagagtctTCTATAATTTGGTAAGAAAAATTATATGGCAGGAAATATTAGGAGAATTAATATttaaggaatcctaaaatatatggtaagagaaaattttattaaaataaggaattctaTAATATAAGTCCTAAAATATTTAACAAGAAGCTATCGAATTTTGGTAAAATACATTCAAACGGTAAAGTGATATTAAAAAGGTGTAgtcctttaaaataaaaaatttcaaaagtcaatttttaTTTGAAACGTGTGAGATTGCTcccaaaatttttaattatattctagttttttttactattttcaaaaattaataaacaaataaaatattccaTATTTAGGTaattctttcttgaaggaaaaAGCTTTTGAATTTCTATAAGATTTTGGGCTtctataaattgagaattcttcCGAATAATTCTCTCCCAATTGATAGTACTTTTTTTTATATCAGtcatatgaatatttttagcaaatatgtaattatttgctctctatattattttaatcattttctttattttgatactcaattacttatttttctttctttgttctcattgaagataattttttttattaatttcaagtttatattataaatgaattttttttgtcggactttaaaattttttttatgataaattaGTTTTAATCATATTGCCTTAATATCTATCTAAATAAAGAGAGCTTTAGATGTTGCAATCCAACTCAACAAGTTAAATTTGACGAAACACATGAATATGATCCATCAATTATTCTCTATGACCATAATTGATGTATAGTATTAATTATAGGATAAAACatgacaataatatatatatatatatatatatatatatatatataattttattaattaatgtgAGATACACGTGCAGAGTACGTACactaagaatataaataagttGATAATACACAACACTTTTGAATCTTTTCTCTTGAAACCAAAGTATACAATAGGTGGATATTTATGTGATCtgatttttgattcttttctctTGAAACCCATTTTGCTGTGACCCTTATTTATATACACAATTAAACataactccaacttcaattccaattccaaatAATTATGTGTTATGTTTTCATAGCCAAACGGGGTGGTATCAATCATTTATTATTCTTCCATTGGTTCCCTTTTCTTGTATCACTTGAGAAGCATACAGTTTTAACACTTTTTCCACACAACATACATGTTGgaaattttgtgttgctcttttacttaacataataaaatatattatgaaacaatacgtaaaaatcatccaaacagatcTTCTGATTGGGGCATGAAAtggattttgttttgttgttttaaaaTGAAACTTGGCACATCTCTTGatcaaacttaaagaatgtaCAAGCAAAATGGAAGAGATAAATGATTGTATCAATTCCATGTTTCAAACAATATTTACTACACCTCTTGCATTCCCTTTTCACCATTATAAACAACCAAAGCTAAAACAAATATCATTTCTGGTGCATGTTTCACCAGCAATGAGCATAATTTCTTTCTTTCCTGGTtggtaattttttattaaagaaagaacCAAATAAATAGCAAAAACACATTATGATCAGTCTATCAGATCATATtatcaacaacatacccactGTATTCCACAAGTGGGCCCTGGACTCTGGGGAGGGTAGCgagtacgcagaccttaccctaACTTGTGAGGTAGAGGTCACATTATCAAGATTAAAAAACTGCAATCAAAAGGGAGAGGGAAGGAGGGGAGACATAGCAAAATATTCAAGTTTCACTGACGATATTGTAgattataaacatgtaaaactcTTTCGCAGTAGGAAGAAACAAGATTTCTCCTTCTCTATTACAGTGAAACGTTTGATTTACAACTAACCGATAATCAATCAGGAACTTCATCTACACTGCTTGTCAAAAAATGGATGGGGGAAACTTACAAAAATGTACGTCTCTAATTTCTGACCCATCAGCATCAAACAAAATCTGGAAAAAAGGCTCCTGCTTATTTACACTTGACACAAGCATCATAAATGGAAGCAAGTTTTTTGATGAAGACCTTCATAAATCTTGTAATTAGAACTCTTGGACCAAACACACAACTCCCCAAAGGACACACCAGTAAACTGGATGATCATGTCATCATGCGTTACCAAATGCATCAAAGTAGAACTgtcaaacaaaattaatttgtCATTGCTTTGTTCATTGCCATTCTCCAACCAATTCGAACTTTAAGTCCTTTTTATGATTGCTGTTACTCCTTTACTACCAAACTCGCCAGGTATGCACCTCATCCTGACTTGGGAAGGAGGTTTATGAGGATCGCTTCCTTGCTTTAACACCCACCAGCACTTCTAGACTAATTGTATTATTCCTTGAACCATGCAACCAACCTGCTGTAAAACTCATCACTTAAAACCATGAAGATTCATTGCTAACAAAGGGACTATTAGGAAAGCAATCCTAGGAACCCAAAGAGCAGCATGAGAAGCAAGGAAACCAATTTGTTTTCCCTGCATTTTCAGTTGCTGTCGGAGTCTTTGGTTCTGATTGAGGCAGCGTTTCTGTATGCAGCTCTGGTGATTCGAACTGAGGTTGCTTCTGCTCTGGGCTAGATTTAATTGGAGCAGCAGCCATGCGCTGTGAATAATTTTTATCCAGATCCCCTGCCAGCCTTCATTTTTAGACAGATGGTTGGTCAATCTCTCATAAATATCATATGAAAACACGTGTCGAATACTGACATGCATATGGAAATTGCAAAGAAGCATGATGTTCACAACAATACCTTTTGAAACTCATGCGTATGCAGAGACAATCATTTAATCTCTCGTTTTTTTCCTTTAACATTCTATTCAAGTGTCAACCTGACCCTACCACACAAATGAGGGTCAGGAAAAGAAATCTATCAAAATATACATGTCTATGTTATCTAGTGAAAGATCAAGGTCCAGATATGAAAACTATTTAAATGATGAAACCATAATATCTGTTCATAGTAAGTAGCAAACAGGTCATGCAGAAGAAGATAATAATTTCTAAACCATCGATCATTGGCTTTTTGTGTCGAAATGTAGGTGTCCCGCTATACTTGTAAGCACAGAAAGAGAGATAGAAAGAGGTAATGTCCCCACTACAAATGATTGTCGACATTCTAGATGAACAATTAGGATAAAAATCATGCCAGTGTATCATATGAGAGTTTGAGCACAGGCTGCCTACACTGGAAATGCAAAAGACATTGTACTTGTTCCACTTCCCAatgaattatgagaaatatgTCTATCAGCAGGAGATCTTTCATGATTTAGATCTTCATTTCCCCTAGAGACCTCCAGTTCAGCCATTTCCATCTCATAACTTGACTGGCAAGGAGAGAAGTCACACATGGCAGGGGATCTGGGGAAGTATTGAGGAGTTCCTAGCTCACCCGACTGCCAAAAACTAGCATCTTTGGTAAAACTCATAGTTCCCATGTGAATGCTAAATAATGATTCATGAGAAGCTCCACTCCACTCTGCTGGGTTTGAAGATTCATCTCTAGCAAACACTGAAGAAGGGATCCTATAAGATTTGTTTGTGGAGTGTTCCATTACTTGCTTGGGAGGTGATTCTGTGGTTGACAAATTGCCAGACATTGAGCTGGAATTATACTGAGTCGTTTCGGACTGTGACATGGAAGGTGACACTTCATGGTTTAAGGGTTCACTACTCATGGTAGAGCTCCCAGAGACCGGCTTTTTGTTGTCTGAAAACCGTGATTTGTTATCCTTATCAAGTTTGGGTAAGTTATTAGCACGAGGACTGTAATCATCAGATTCATAATTAGCCTTGCCAAAGGGGCCATTCAGTGTAGAGTTAGGTGATGTATTGCAGGAAGAGTCCGAGGAACTTAAAGTTTTACCACAAGGGGAGACTTTAACTCCTGTAACAGCAAGGGTAGGAGGTGTCCCTGATTTTCCATCAGTTGCTTTAACATGCTTAGGCTCCATAGCTGAAGATGTCTGACTAAATTCATCGTGCAAAGTTTCCATACCGAGCCAAAGAGTTCAAACTCTACTGCCATAAAAAGAACTGAAATCAGAGTCAATTCAATTGATTTAAATGTCGAATTAACGTTTCAGGTGTGAATTATCTACAATGAGCTATCTTCTTGTCCCAATGCTTTCAACAATGATTTAGAtgtgaaaaatttacttttttctcTACCTGATTTAGGACAAAGTCATACCATTTTCGAGGTTACAGTCAAGGTAATCCTGCATTCTACAGCCTGTTCTAAACAAGAAATTTGGAAAGCCAAACAGCGTAAACCAGAAGAAAATACATGTACTACTGAGTTTTTGTATGTACGCTTGTGTAATAGAAAACCGTTATTCTGTCTGATTTATTGTCTGCGGCATTTGGTTCAACCCCTCTACCCttgtttaaaattttataatctgCATAAACTGTTAAAACATTGGTGGAAAGTAATGCAGCCAGAATTAAAAGTTGCTTTTAAACCCACATTATCCAATATGTTAGACAGCAATGTCAACGTAAGAGAATACAATCAACATATATTAACATTCAATGGCTGCCAAGAACGTCCTTAGAGGGAATACAGTTTGCGTGATACAAAGCAGTATTTTTTGACATTTTCACCTCTAGCACTTGTAGATCAAACAATTTCATTGCATCAAAGATAAAAGTAAAAGCTAAAACAGGTCACCGTGATCTTCATTAGCAAAAACAAAAATCAGTCACAAAATATGCAACTATAAGAAAATTCCTGAGCCCAAAAGATGCCTGTGTGTCTGCAAAGGAACAAGCACTTAATAGAAGAATAGAAACAAGAAAGATATGTGTGTTTCATGTTCTAACAGTTCTAGAGTCCCTCTCTCCAATTATGAACCATCCCTCAGAACACAGTAAAAGTTATAGACCAAGAGAAACTGCAAGGTGACGCTAAAGGTAAAGGCCAGAGGAGACAAGGTACTTGAAATGCACTCCCGCATACTCATTATCACATGGAAGATTTGAAGTGTACTAGTTGAGACTAGTAATTTCAATCTTTCTTCTTTGACTAAACCAAGGACTAAAAGTTGCGTAGCGGTATTAGTCATCTAAAAGGTGATATGCTTTCCTGATAAGTAATGGAGTCTATCTTAATGCTTCATGTTGGCTCAAAAGTTCCTGGTCAAGAATTTGCAATACATTCCAATCCATTGGTTTCTTAGAGAAAAGCTTAATTAGTTATAAACTTAGTTAACCAAATAGCCTCCACAATTAGTATTTCCGGGAAAAGGAATAGCCTTCATGGAACTGTCAGACAAGTGCAGCAAATGGTTCTGAAACATGTTTATCATAGCATCAGTTCAAGAAACTATTTGGTTCTTGCTTTCAAAGCCTTCCGCATTGCTCCATCAAGTTACAAGcttaaaagaagaacaaaaaaacgGAGAGAAAAAAATGCCTTATAACCAATTGTCTAGttccacgggatacctgtcaCCTCTCCACTAGGTACCAGGTCACTCTAACAGAAAGGGAAGAAAACACCTAATGTTTGTCTCTGTTgagaattgaacctgagacctcactTTCTTGATCTCTAATTTATCATTCTCACATAACACTAATataagacaacaacaacatatccactGTAGTACCAGAAAGTAGGGTCCGGAGAGTATAGAGCGTACAtataccttacccctaccttagaggtagagaggctgCCCATAGACCCTCGGTTCAACAAAAGACGATCCAAGCAGTGCAAACAAGAAGTTACGGtagtacaagaaacaacaaataagtaacaaaaatagtaaaacaGCAGATACTAACATAACTGAAGTACAACAAAACAACGCGATAGTCGAGATACAAGGACCAATAGATAGTAACAGAAATCGCAggaaaagaaactacaaaggcAAAACACATAGTTAACCAAAATAACACAAAGGGAAATACAAGTCCAAAACGCTACGTTATTTAGTATTCTTAGTCCAATTACCTAGCAATTAGGCCTctactttttaaaaaatcaaaacatctaaaaaccCAAGTTGCACGTGCTCTTCACTTTTGGTGCCGCCCCATGTCTAGCACCCactaatatttttgaagagtccgagtagAATGATTACAATTAAGAATATATTTGAAACAACTGGgatgaaaattgaataaagaaagagataaataaCGAACCATCCAACTATGGAGCCCCCAAAAAAATGGTTGTTTTAAAGAGCTGCAAAAGTAATACTTGGTCGTCGACGAACCGGTAATTGCCGGCCGGCGACAACTGGCCTGAAATCTGATCGGGAAACGACGAGAACCCGTTGACCCTTGTGATTCATGTAGTCTCTTATTGTGTCCAAATCAATGGGGAGAACGGACACTCTCGACAATCATAATTTTCACACGACAACTACACGCCATTCCTCCGAGACCACCGATGTTGTCGCTGGAATTCCATGGTCACCAAATTTCTTTTTTTCCGGAATACCGTTACCAGACTAACACCGTGTTTGGCACCATTCATAACTAGTAAATGGTCAAACTCCTCAATAtactcttttggaatcaaatttattcttcttgtattctattttgaaaaattaattaaatatatccttcatatattttagaatcaaaaaAATCCAAGTCAATGTTAAATGactagtttttaaaataaaacacactCTAATCTAACTCGATCGATCCAATTCGAGCCACAAAAAGGCCGCCAACAAATATATCCCCTCAGTTCTGTTGATCAAATTTTTCCAACGAGATTAAACTACTATATATTTATTAGTACATGACTTGTGAAAAAATGAATATGCATCAGtgcaaatacaaacaaatatacccCTACCTCAATTCATGGATCAATATCAGTGCAGAGCTCATAAAAAATAGCACACAGTGATCAAGATATTAGGCTCACTGGATATTTATCTAAATGATTGAGTTAAGATATCTCCTTGTGCGTCAATCGTGTCATCTTGATACAATCCAAATAGCCTTCGGATTACTAAAGAGGATGCTTACGGGTCAAGTGACACTTGATGACTTCTTGAGGGCTATCAAAAGGCGTTCATTGGATGATTATAAAGACCAAGGAGATTCAAGGGACGTTAAAGAGTCCAATAGAAGAACAAACGGGGCTAGAAATCCCCCGAATGAGGAGATGCACCCCATTTGCTTTGGAGGTTCGCCCAACCCGCTCTAGATCTGTTAGTGATACAAGAAGGATTAGGAAACACGAAataaacaccaaatcagtccactaatcttaaggatccgaggacctttttggagaccactctcggattcgctaccaatAAAAAGAATACAAGATTCAATGATGTATATAACACCCAAAACAACATCAATGCGTGAAGAAAAAGAGGATTACACTAACAATAAACAACGGttacaacaacacaagaaacaacaacaaagatTACACTAgacaaagggatagatagatagattacaTGAAGGCATGATCTTAATAACTCAAGAGCTTATTCGACTCTTTAACCTTTAACACTACACACTATAATTCACTTATCTCTTATGTTGGTACAAGaggacctcgatctcccaagcatccaatgtttccaagcttgaatccaacacaagtgattccacactaaaGTTGAAaaccctagttacaagtttcgacCATgggggcctttctcacaagagagagtgTTTCAAGTTttacaacttcaatattcaacaaaaacaaagtagtaaataacctaacatattatatttatagtaggttacaaaaatagtgtgaaatgtccaaaagatcccttagtcaaatgcttcacttaggcgcccttggagtgtagaatgtggactattttggagccTATTTAGGCCCTCCTTTGCACTTAATTTgcacactccaagtctcgggttcaatacatctcacataTGCCCACCTTTGTGACCGTACTCATATCAGTTAGAACAGGTCAAAACAGCCCACTATACCTTTGGGATGTGCCCCATGTGCACCTCATATGCTTAAGCAAGTGCCTAATGGGCTTCTATGAGTTTGTCTTTTCTAAATGGATCACTTTTGGACCATATAGTGTAATAATCTAGCCTAGACTATAAATAAGACTTCTTTTCATTTTAGTAAGTAgtatatgttgaattatgaatttgaacaCTTGTGAGAGTGTGAGGCAAGCGTGGATTCGCTTGTGTTGATCTTTTATTTAGAAACAAGGGTAGCTTGAGAatcgattcccttgaggtctacgtaagatttaggtgctttatttggtttaattgattgagggtttagggtttgatacaccctttatttgctttcaattccttgcattgtttttatcttattatttctcTATCTATCTTGAGTTTTCTTTTTGTATTGtagtttagtttttgattttgtactttgttcatgtatcatttggtatcagagatgATGAAAGTTCTCAATGAAGATGTTTGGCCCGAAGAAGGAGAGGTCTTGAATCTTAGCCTCACGATGAGGAGGGATATGAATAGTGAATATGAGGAGCTTTGAGATCAAGAAGGAGAGCTTAGTGACAAACCTAAGCCCCTGTTATTCACTACATTTAGCACTAGCATTGTGCCAACTTTCAAGTTGATGCATAAGAGAATAAGTCCATATGGTGCAAGTTTAGAAGGTAAGAGAGCAAGCTCAAGTCTTTGCTCCAAAGGTATGTACCTACCCCATCTTATTTCTAGCTTCCCTTGGAATGATGATGACATTTACCCTAGAGTGGACGATGTTACAAAGATATTTGACTTAAAATCTTACCTAGATGGTGTTGATGTCTCTTGGAATGACTtgaatatgcataaaatatatgACTCTTTCTTGGAAGGTTGTTCGAGTGAAAGGAATGTGAGGTACTTAAGTCGTTTGTTCTTACCGTCAcatgatcttattcttggtagcACTTTAGTAATCATAACTCTTGTCATTCCATTTTCTTCGTTTGTGAGCATAACCATGTTGGTGCTAAGTATGTCTTGTGTGTAAACATGGTTTCTTGTAAATGGAGGGTAATCTAAACCCTAATGATTCCTTGATTCTACCCTTAGTTGTTCCAACATGTGATGATTTGTTTGGTAATATTGTTAATGAAACCAACTTAGGAGAATTTGTTGATGCTTATCGCAGCCAACTCTTTTGTAATTTAAATGTTGACTTCTCTTCTATTGTCTTGAAGGATGTTCGGTTATATGTGAAATGAGTTTCCTTAGCATGGATGTTTTGATTTTAACCCATGTGCTAACCCTTGTTCCTCGAGAAAATATTGGTTATGTTTTCTCCTTTTGTGTTTAAAGGTTGTATAATCGAGGACAAATCatcttcaagaaggagaggatgatacaatccaaatggccTCCGAATTGCTAGAGAGAATGCTAATGGGTCAAGTGACACTTGATGACTTCTTGAGGGCTATCAAAAAGCGtccattggatgattatgatgaccaAGGAGACTCAAGGAACGTTAGAGAGGCCAATGAAAGACCAAACGGGGCTAGAAAGCCCCCGAAAGAGGAGATGCGCCCCATCCGCTTTGGAGGTGTGCCCAACCCGCTCTATATATGCTAGAGCGGGTCAAAACAACCCACTATACCCTTGGGATGTGCCCCATGTGCGCCCCATATGCTCAAATAAGTGCCTAATGAGCTTCTATGAGTTTGTCTTTCCCAAATAGGTCACTTTTGAgcccatatgatgtaataacctagcctagactataaataagacttcttttcattttaataaatagtttgtgttgaattatgaatttgaacaCTCGTGAGAGTGTGAGGCAAGCGTGGATTCACTTGTATTGAGCTTTTGTTTAGAAACGTGGGTTGCTTAGGAATCTATTCCCTTGAAGTCTACATAAGATTTAGGTGCTTTGTTTGATTTAATTGATTCAGAGtttagggtttgatacaccctttatttgctttcaattcttttcattgtgtctatcttattgcttttctatctatctttagctTTCGTATTCATATCGTAATTTAGTTTTCGATTCCGTACTTTGTTCGTTTATCATATCTCTTCATTCTTGTGTCCTTATATACAATTTGGATGCatacaaattttttaattatatcatTTGCTCTGAAAATTATCCGTTGATTTTAGAATCTAGATGCACATAGAATTGCATATCaaagtttgaaatttgaacataattGAGATAGGAGCAAAGTTTGTGATAGACATTTTCTCTAGTTTCATATTTTGTGTTATATTAGagtgtgttttattttgaaaaataagtaatttaacgttgatttgaatttttttgttaaaagaagaGTACACTTGAAAATTTTCTTAACAATAAGAGTAAATTTGACTCCAAAATATGACATCAAGAGTAATTTTGACCTCAAAGTATGACAAATGGTATACGTAGCCACTTTTTCAAATTAGAGAGATACATTTGGCCCTAAAATATGATAGCAAAGGTAAATCTGACCCAAAAATAATAAAGgatatatttaactaatttttcaaagttgaaagataaatttgacCCCTTTTCCTTTTGCAAATTTAATAGGTTCatactgatttttttttaataaaataaacataacagtagcataatcacaataatcaataacTCAAATTCAACACAtttaaaagaacaaataaaaaacctaaaatagaaaaaaaatataaacatatcatTTAATTTTGTCTCAACTAACATATATGTACTCCAACTTTGAATTTGTACAGACGGTTGCTTAAACTTGTATAACATTGAACAAGTAGAAGCACGCATCATACATGACAATTTATGTGAGGCGCCATGTAGAACGTCTGTAtctacttattcaactttatacaagttcaAGTAGGCGTGGCCATGTAAACCAAATTGGAGTTAGAGTTTCAATTGTATTTGgctataaatataaattaaaattgttttcGAATTTTTATGAGTGAATTGTAgtgaaaaatttataaaaaaaaaaaaattgtatttatttttcaaaatttcactcaaattttttcaaaatttaattttgagaaaaataataatatttttcatgaccaaatatcacttaaatatttatttatttagagtCAAAGTTTGAAGATATAGATGCAACCCAAGAGTTCATTCGCATTCAAAATTAAGAGGAAATAGATGCAATCCAAGGCCACGTTGAAGGCATTCaata encodes the following:
- the LOC107862313 gene encoding uncharacterized protein LOC107862313, which codes for METLHDEFSQTSSAMEPKHVKATDGKSGTPPTLAVTGVKVSPCGKTLSSSDSSCNTSPNSTLNGPFGKANYESDDYSPRANNLPKLDKDNKSRFSDNKKPVSGSSTMSSEPLNHEVSPSMSQSETTQYNSSSMSGNLSTTESPPKQVMEHSTNKSYRIPSSVFARDESSNPAEWSGASHESLFSIHMGTMSFTKDASFWQSGELGTPQYFPRSPAMCDFSPCQSSYEMEMAELEVSRGNEDLNHERSPADRHISHNSLGSGTSTMSFAFPVLAGDLDKNYSQRMAAAPIKSSPEQKQPQFESPELHTETLPQSEPKTPTATENAGKTNWFPCFSCCSLGS